The uncultured Paludibaculum sp. sequence TGACGTCGTGCCAGTGGGGGTCTCCAGAACGTTCGTCCGGACGCGGACCTGCGCGGAACTGCGGGAAGTGGATTCCGACCATGAGCTGGCGAATGTAGTGGATGAGATTTTTGACGGTATAGTCTTGTTTCTAGGGCTGTAATATGGCACGCGATTAGTCGCCGGGCGGCAGAACCCAGAGTTCCGGGCGGCCGATGTTGGAGTGAACCGCGCGGCTGAGGATTCCGAAGTTGGCCCAGGACAGATAGAGCGCGGTGCGGGCGGCGAGCCAGGCGCCGTAGGGTTGGTGACCGGAGTCGAGCGCATTCAGGCGGTTTTCCACCGAGGGTACAGGATGAAAGATGGTCTCCACCCAGCGCGGGCGGCTGAGTTCCTCGCCCTGTAGCTGATCGATCTCGCAGATGGCGGCTTCGAGCTGAGCACGCGAAGCGCCTTGTTTGGCCGCATAGCGGTCGGCTTCCAGAGTGCCTGGGCGGCTGAACGAAGGCAGGATCAGCAGGCCGAGGAATGACCAAAGAGTGCAGCCGAGGAGCGTCTCCAGCAAGGTAAAGATAGTGTCGACGCCGCTCCAGGGAAGTGAAGCGGAGAGAACAAAGCCGAGCAGGTTCCAGGCCATGGCAAGGAGGACGCCGCGGGTGCGGGTGCCGGTCTTGATGAGTCCTTCGTGGCGGAGGTGTTCAGCGAAAAGGGCTGGCGAGGAGAGACTGGTCGACCAGGCAGCAGGGTGGACGGTGGTCTGAAGGCCAGGCAATCCGGCGGGTCCTCCGGTGAAGCCGCTGTCGAACCCGGCCGCTTGTATAAGGCCCTGTGCCGAGGTGGAAGTGGACAGTCCGCCTGTCCAACGTGCGAGCGGCCATTGGAAGAAGAGAAGCACGAGCTGCAGCAGCAGCAGAGTGACCGCGGCACCCCAGAGGCCAAAGTGCTTGCCGCCCTCCAGGAGGAGTGTGGCCGAGAGGGTCATGACCAGAGCCTGGACAGCCAAACCTCGAATCCATTTCACGAGGAAACCGGGCAGCAGGAGGGGCATACGCTGATAGCGGCAAGGAAGCGAGAACCCGCCCCAGATGTCGAAGGGCATGCTGAGTAGGGCGTAGGCAAGATAAACGACCAGGAACCCGGCCCAGTCGGTGTACCAGGGACCGCCGTAATAAGGAAAGAAGGTCGACGGCATCTGATAGGCGTAGGCGAGGGCGGTGAGAAGGACCAGGAATCCCACATTGAGGATGCCTAGGCCGAGACGGGCACGAGCGTACGACATGGGCGGGCGGTAGTTCCTTCCATCGACCAGGACCAGATATCGCGGACAGTCCGCGATATCCGATTGGATGCCGGATCAGTTCTCCATGGTGACAAAATCCGTGTTCCGGTTGTGGCCCGGGGATTGTCTCCCGGATACTAGAGTCATGCGTCGTCGTGTTGTATGCCTTGGCCTGTTGTTCTTGACCACCCCGTCATTGTTCGGGTGGGGGCGTGAGGGCCATCGACTGATTGCGCAGATTGCCGCGCAGCATCTGAACGCCAAGGCGCGTGCGGAGGTGCACAAGCTGTTGGCGGGCGGGACGCTGGAGTCGATTGCGTCGTGGGCAGATGAGGTGCGGCCACAGAGGAGAGAGACCTCGACCTGGCACTTCATTGATATTCCGTTGGACATCCCGCGAGGCGACTGGAAGCCATACTGCCCGAAGACGGGCTGCGTGCTGGCCATGATTCCGGAGATGGAGAGCCGGCTGCGGAACAGGAATCTGGCGCAACGGGACCGCGCGGAGGCCTTGAAGTTTCTGGTGCACCTTGTGAGTGACATGCACCAACCGCTGCACGTCGGAGAGAAGCACGACCGGGGCGGCAACGATGTCAGGGTGCTCTTCTTCAGCAAGGCGAGCAACCTGCACTCCACTTGGGACTCGGGCATCCTGGACCGGGCGGAGAGCCAGAATGCGGGTCTGAAGGCGGCATTGGGCCGGAAGGCCGGGTTCTTTGAGCGACGGCGTCTGGCAAAGGGCACGGTGGAAGACTGGGCCTGGCAGTCACGCGATGTTGCGCGTGACGTGGTGTATGGACTTCTACCGGAGGGGCGTCCGGCATCGCTTGGAGATCAGTACTTCACGAAGGCTGTGCCGGCGACGGAGTTGCAGTTGCGGCGAGCGGGCGTGAGATTGGGTCGCGTGCTGAACGAGACCTTGGGGCAATAGGCGGGCTATGACGGTACTGCTCCTACTCGCCGCGCTGATGGATGAGCGAGGGCTGGAGCGGATCGTCCTGGACTCCGGCTGCACGAGGCAAGGCGACCGGATGGCATGTGAGTTTCCGGCGCCCGCCGGGTTCAGCCGGAAACACGTGCGGCTGGAAACGGCCTGCCCGAGTGGCGTGAGGTTGAACGGGATTACCGTGGCTCCGGAGGAAGGGAGCATCTCCCTGACGCCCTATCTTTCGAGTCGTGGCGTCAACCGGTTGTCGGTGCCGATGGATTGCTTACCGGTGGTACTGATGGTTACGCCGAAGGTATTTCTTTCGTCCTTACGGGCGGAACCCGGATCGGGCCGTCCTCTGGCGCTGATTGAGAATACGCTGGAGAACACGGTGAACGTCAGCGTGGCGTGCCGTTCGGAGGCCGAGAGCGGTGGTGTTTGGCGTAAGGGGAGTGGCACAATTGCGGCCGGGTCGAGGCAGGAACTAGCGTTGGATGGACCGGACGCGTCCCCGGGTGCGTTTGGGGGATCAGTACGGCTAGCCTGCGTCATGGAGAAGTCAGCGGAATCAGTGGAAGAGGGCTATACCTTTCGAGTGGTGTTGAATTTTCAATCACATACGAAAAATGGAAGCCCTAACATCCGTTGACTCTACGTGATACAATTTTCTGGAGAGCTGGGATGAGTTTCGGACGTGTTTCCTGCAACCTTGAGGTAAACGGCGCGTCTAAGGAACAAGGATGGAGATTCCATCGGCCTACGGGCAGACGTTTGGAATGTGAGAGTTGAGAAGTATGTCGGCGAGCAATCCCAACCAATTCAATGAGCCTAACCAGGCGAACCGAGCGCAACCGGGGAACCCCTCGCAGATTCCAGTGTCCAGTCCCTTGGACCGAGCCCTGGAACTACAGGACGGCTCAAAACCTTGGTTTCTCTCGCTGATTGAAAACCTGAGAGACTTGGCAGCCTACAAGAAGCTTCCGCCTCTGCAGGTCACATTCAAACCGTTGAGTGAAGACGAGTTGCTGCATGGGAACGACAGCTCTCTGCGCCAGTTGGCGGAGATCCAACAGCGGAAACCCTTCTTCCGTACGCTGCGTGAGAATATCGCGGATCTGTTCAGCCCGGCTCCTCCTCCGCTGCAGATCACCTCGCGTCCCCTGACCGACGAAGAGATTGGCATGTCGGGGATGGCCGAACTGGCCAAGACGTCCCTGCCCTGGTATCGGACCGTTTTTGCGAACGCGAAGGACCTGTTCTTCCCGCAGCAACTGCCACCGCTACAGGTGACCTCGCAGCCGGTGCAGGTAAAGGAAATGTTTGCCCGTGACGAGTATCGCGGGCGTTCGCAGGTGATGTCCGTATTTGTCCACGTCGGATTGGTGGCATTGGCCTTCTTCCTGGGGACAAACACGGCAGTTCAGAATGCGGTAAAGAATTCGGTGGCTTTGGTTGCGCCAGCGGACATCGACCCCTACATGCCGAAGATGGCCGTGAAGAAGCAAGCCATGGGCGGTGGCGGTGGCGGCGGCGACCGGTCGCCCCTGCCAGCGAGCAAAGGCAAGCTACCTCGCGCGGACCTGAAGCAGTTTACGCCTCCGGTGGCGGTGATCAACAATCCGAATCCGCGGCTGGTGATGGAGCCGACGATTATTGCTCCCCCGGACTCGGTGTTGCCGAATGTGAATATGCCGAACTACGGCGATCCGTTCGCAAAGGCGGGCATCCCCTCGAACGGACCGGGTTCAGGCGGCGGCATTGGATCGGGTAGCGGCGGCGGCGTCGGTTCGGGTAGAGGCGGCGGCGTGGGTCCTGGAGAGGGCGGCGGGTTTGGCGGCGGCGCGTACCGGATTGGCGGTGGCGTCAGCGCGCCGGTGCCGATTTTCCGCGTGGAGCCTGAATATTCGGAGGAGGCTCGCAAGGCGAAGTTCCAGGGCACTGTGATGCTGGCGATCGTCGTGGACGAGTCGGGCAAAACGACCAACGTCCGTGTGGTCCGGGCTCTGGGTATGGGTCTGGACGAGAAGGCTATTGAAGCGGTCATGAAGTGGAAGTTCCGGCCAGGGTACAAGGACGGCAAGCCCGTTCCGGTGCAGGCTAACGTGGAAGTGAACTTCCGGCTGCTGTAACGCAGATTCAAAGCGAGTGAAGAGGGCTGCTCCTTTCGGGGGCAGCCCTTTTTGTTTGTGTGAGAGCGGGAGGGAAGGAAAAGAAGAAGGCCAGCCCGGGGGCTGGCCGCGGACCTGGGGGTCCGCCGTACCTGAGCGGGCCGAGTATTGCCTTGATCCTTCTGGGCCTGACTGGATTGGAGTGGGCCCCCGGCGATGCCGGGGGGAATGGTGGGGCGGGTGTTGGATGGGTTTGAGAAGATGAGGCGGATGTCGGACGGGCTTACGGAAAACTTGAGCGAGCCGAGTATTGCCTTGATCCTTCTGGGCCTGGCTGGATTGGGGTGGGCCCCCGGCGATGCCTGGGGGAATGGTGGGGCGGGTGTTGGATGGGTTTGAGAGGATGAGGCGGATGTCGGACGGGCTTACGGACGGCGGGCAGATGACTCGTGGGCTGGAACGCGGTGGGTGGCCGTTTGTGAGAGCGGGGGTTTTCCTGGCCGAGAGTTGGCTGTTCAGTTGGAGTTGCGATCCTGGGGGCCGGATTCGAGGCGGGCTTGCATGGTGGGGATGTCGAGATCTCCCGTCCAGCGGGCTACCACCAGGGTCGCCACGCCATTTCCGATCACATTCGTGATCGCGCGGGCCTCCGACATGAAGCGGTCGATCCCGAGGATCAGAGCCAAGCCCGCCACCGGCACGTGACCGACGGCCGAAAGGGTCGCGGCCAGGACGATGAAGCCACTACCCGTCACGCCGGCCGCACCCTTGGAGGTCAGCAATAGCACCGCTAGCAGCGTCAGTTGCTGGAAGAGCGTCATTGGGGTGTTTGTTGCCTGCGCTATGAAGATGGCCGCCATCGTGAGGTAGATCGAGGTTCCGTCCAGGTTGAACGAATAGCCGGTGGGGATTACGAGGCCCACTGTTGAGCGACTGGCACCCAGCGTCTCCATCTTGGCCAGCATGCGCGGCAGCGCCGCTTCCGATGACGACGTGCCGAGGACAATGAGCAGTTCCTCGCGGATGTAGCAGAGGTACCGCCAGATGCTGAAGCCGTGCAGCCGAGCGATGGTGCCGAGGACCAGAAAGATGAAGACCAGGCAGGTGGCGTAGAACGTACCCATTAGGCGGGCCAGGGACAGGAGGCTGTCCAGACCGTACGAGCCGACGGTGAAGGCCATCGCGCCAAACGCGCCAATGGGCGCGAGCCTCATGATGTAGCCGACGATCACGAACAGGACATGCGAGGACTTTTCAATCACCTGAAACACGAGGTTCTCTCGCGCGTGGAGACGCTGCAGTGCGACGCCGACTAACACCGCGATGAACAAAACCTGCAGGATCTCGCCTCGGGCAAAGGCGTCAACCACGGTGTCCGGGATGATGTGGAGCAGGAAGTCCTTGGTGGTGCCGAGCTTGTTCGGCGCGGCGTAGGTGGCGACGGAGCCGGCATCGAGGGACTTTACGTCGACGTTCATGCCCGCTCCAGGTTGGACGAAGTTCACAATGGTGAGCCCGATGATGAGCGAGAGCGTACTGACGACTTCGAAGTAGAGCAACGCCAAAGCTCCGGTTTTGCCCACCTTCTTCACATCCTCGGTGCCGGCAATGCCGACGACGACAGTGCAGAAGATGATGGGCGCAATCACCATCTTGATGAGCTTGATAAAGCCGTCACCGAAGGGCTTCATGGCCGTGCCCGTGGACGGCGACACGACGCCAAGGAGGATGCCGGCCGCTATGGCGACGAGGACTTGCAGGTAGAGCGATTTGTACCAGGATTTCGCGGCCATGGGCGGATCCGAATTCTCCAAAGGGCGATGGGCGTCAGATGGATCAAGAGACGACACACACAGCAGGCTGCCGGGGTGTGCCGTCTCTCGATTGTAGCGGTACGCCGGGAGCGGTCAGGCCTGGGGTGGTCCGAGGACCTGGACACCGGCGGGGACCTTGGCGGTCCAGCGGTATCCGGCGCCCACACGTTCGACGGAGACCTCAATGACGCCCTTGGGGTGCGGCACGACGCCGCTGGCCTTGGTGAGTTTGCCGAGGTTGGGCGCGAGGCGCACCTTGCTGAAGCCGGGCGCGGCGGAGTCGACACCGAGGACGGTTCGGAAGAACTCAATGTTCGGGCTGGAGCCCCAGGCATGGCAGTCGGAGCGGGTCTCACCGGAGTCGGTTTCGGCCCAGGTGGTGAGGCCCTCCTTGACCATGAACTCCCAGGTGCCCAGGCGGTCGAGGTAGCGATCGCCGAGTCCGGCCTTCACCATGGCGCGGTCGAGGTAATAGCGGAAGTAGACAGAGCACTTGTAGAGCGACTTGTCGGGCTCCACCTTGAGCATGAGCTCACGAGCGGCAGCGGGCGTGGCTGGGAGGTCAGCCAGGACAGCGAGCACGTTGGCGTGCTGGGAGAAGTGCTTGTGGGCGAGATCCTCGCTGTAGAGTCCGCGCTGGGCGTCGTGGAACTTGGCCTGGATGGCCGCATGGAGGCGGGCGGCGGTCTCCTTATGCTGACCGGCCAGGGCACGGCTGCCGAGGGCGGCTTCGAGCTCCTCGGCCCAGCGGAGGGCGAGGAGGAGTTGAAGTTGGATGGTGGCCGGCATGACGTCGGGCTCGGACGGAGGACGGCCGCCGCGCCAGGTTGCGACCCAGTCGACGTAGTTCCACCAAGGCATGGCACCTAGTAGCCCGTCGGGCCGCAGGAAGCTGGTGTACCAGCCGACGACGGAGCGGACGCCATTCAGCATGCGCCGGACGAAGGTGGGCTCGTCGACGTACCACCAATAATCGTGGACCATGCCCACCCACCAGAGAGAGAAGGGCGGGATGTACTGCTGAAGGACGCTGGGAGCACGGGAGAGGGTAGCTCCTTCGGCGGTGCGGGAACTGTCGATGATTTCGATGGCGTTGCGGACGAGGCGGGGGTCGCCGGTCATGTAGAGGGTGACCATGGCCTGGATGCGGGTATCGCCGACGTACTGAAGCTGCTCGTAGTAGGGGCAGTCCATGTAGGTCTCGTGGGCACACAGGCGGGCGGTCCGCCAGCCGATGTCGAGCATCTTCTGGTGGAAGGGGACTCCGGTGTCGAGCTTGGCTTTGACGGCAAAGGGGTAGCTGGTGAAGACTCCGCGTACGTCCTCGATGACCAGCGGCTGGGCCTTCGTTTCTACAGTGAGCTGCATGTAGCGCCATGTGCGCCAGTAGAGTGGACGGTAAACGCGGTGCTGGCCGTCGGCCGTATAGACGTCACCGTAGCCCCGAAACTCCTTCCCTTCCACCTCGTCGCGATTGCCTTTGGTGGCGCGGGGGCGAAGCCGCTGGAAGAGGGCCTCGGCGTAGCGGACGTGGATCTCGGCGCCCTGACCGCCGTTGACTTCGAGTTCGAGGAAAGCGGTGGTGAGGTGATCCTGGTCGAGAAGAAGGGTCGCCTTGGTGTTTGCGGGAATCGTGATGGCGGTGCGCTGAGACGGGAAGGACGAGGGCGGCTGGACGCCTTCCGCCTTTCGGACGCGAGCGAGGCGGATGGGCGTGTCTTCCATCGGAGGAATGTTGCGGGCGACGAGCATCCAGCGGCTGGGGGCGTCGGTCTGGTCGCGCGGCGAGGCGTTGGGGCCGACCTCGGCGGGCTGCCAGGTGGAGTCGTCGAACGACGGCTGTTCCCAGCCCCAGAGGTATTTGGAGGAGTCGAAGCGCTCCATGGGGCCGATGGCATAGTAGCCGGGGGCGATCTCGTCGCGCTGGTTGCCAGGCAAGGGAATGGGGGCGTAAGCGGGGTCGGCCGCGCAGAGCCAGCCCTTGCCGGTGTTCACGGTTTCAAACTCGGTGTCCCCAGCCTGAAGGAGGAAGGCCGTGCGGTTGGACCACTGGCAGACGGCGGCGTAGGGCGTGTCGTTCCAGACGACGGCGGCGAGGACATTGCGGCCCTGGACGGCGTGGGCGGCCGCGTCTACGGTTTCGTAGCGCCAGTGATTGAGATCACCGCGCGCCGGGCCGCGCGAGATGCGGACTCCATTCAGGAAGAGCTCATAACGGCTGTCGCCGCTGACATGGAGCTTGAAGGCGGCGGGCACGCGGTCGAGCGTGAAGGTACGGCGAAAGTGGTAGACACCGTAGGCATTGGGAGGGGCCCCGGCCGGGAAGATCCAGCGGGCCTTCCAGGCGCTGGTGGAGACGTCGACGTCAGCGGCGGCGAGCAGGCCCGTGGCGCCAGCCTGCAATAGGAACTCTCTGCGCAACATGCATCGAGTATATCGCCCCGCGCCGGTCCGGAATTGAGAGTTACTTATCCTTTTGTGCGGTGAATGTGCCGTCGGCCGCGCCGCCAAAATCGATGGTGCCCTTTATGCTGGTGGGTGACTCGATGGTGCCCGTGTAAACGACGTTCATGGCGTTGCCTTCGTAGTTGGCCTTGAACTCCCAACGCACCTTGTTGCCGTCCACAGTGCCGTTGAGTTTGTACTCACCCAGCATGCCGGAGTAGGTCCCGGTGAGCTTGGAGCCATCCTGCTGGAACGTGAACGACGGGTTGCCCGTATTGCCGGCAATCTGGACTTCGGCTTTCCAATGCCCGGTGAGATCGGCCGCCGCCAGGGGCAGGGCCAATAGGACAAGCAACGCGAGAAGCAGTTTCACAAGCGACCCTCCTGCCTTAGCTTCAGGCACTCGGCGCACGGACAGATGCGGCGCAAGTGCTCGTAGGAGTATATACCGGCGTTGTGTCCATCGTTCCAGTCGATTCGGACGGCGTAGGTACCGACCTCCTCAATGTTGTTCATGCGGATCTTGGGTTTGTACATCTGGAACGGGTTGGAGGCGGGAGCGGGTTTCGAATAGTCGGTGCGCTGCGGCTCGGTGCCGTGGGCCCCGGTGCAGGTAGCGCAGGGGCATTCGTCGCGGAGAAGTTCGCAGGAGTAGTCGCTCTTGTGGCCGTCGGACCAGTCGATCTTTATGCCTTTGGATTTGGAGACGGCGAGGTGGAGCGGATCCGTGGAAATGGTCATGGGGAGTTCTTTAGTGGACGCGTTCGATGTCACGGACGCCAGAGACGCGGCGCATGGCGGACACGATTCGTTCGAGCTGTTTCTTATCACGGACCTCGACGGTCATCTCGACGATGGCGGAGTCGAACTGTTTTTCGTCGGCGTGAGCCTCGACGCTGCGGATGTTCACGTCCTCGTCGAACAGGATCTGCGTGAGTTGGTTGAGCATGCCGGCACGATCGTCGGTGTGGACGACGAGGCGGACATGGAAGGACTCGCCGGCGCTGCGGGCCCATTCGACCTCGATGCGCCGCTCGGCCTCGTACATGAGATTCTGAACGTTGGGGCAGTTCTTGGAGTGGACGGCGACGCCTTTGCCGCGGGTGATGTAGCCGACGATCGGCTCGCCCCGGATGGGGTTACAGCACTTGGCCCGATAGGTAAGCAGGTCGTCGATACCCTTGACCTGGATGACATAATCCTTGGCTGCGCCAGCCTTTTCCTTCTCCTGGGCGGGCGTGAGCTGCGGCGAAGGGGCGGGGGCGGCCTCGGGCTCCACCACGTCGGGCGCCAGCTTGGCGAGCACCTGGCGGGCGGAAAACTTGCCCCACCCGAGGGCGGCCTGTAGATCCTCGATCTTGCTGTAGCCGTAGTCGGCGGCAACCGCTTCCATCTGCGCGCGGGTCACACGGCTCATGGCTACGCCGAGACGGCGGGCCTCGCGTTCGAGCAGTTTCTGCCCGAGTTCGACGGCCTTCTCGCGTTCCGTGGCGTTGATGACGTGGCGGATCTTGTTGCGGGCACGGGCGGTCTTAACGAAACCAAGCCAATCGCGGCTGGGCTGTCCACCGTTCTGGGTAAGGACTTCGACCACGTCGCCGTTGCGCAGTGGGTGCTTGAGGGGCACCATGCGTCCGTTCACCTTGGCGCCGATGCAGGTGTGGCCGACATCGGTGTGGATGGCGTAGGCGAAGTCGACCGAGGTGGCGTCGCGCGGCAGGACGACGACGCGGCCTTTGGGGGTGAAGCAGTAGACTTCCTCCGGGTACAGGTCCACCTTGAGGTTGGACATGAAATCGGAGGGATCGCCCATTTCGCGCTGCCACTCAACGAGCTGGCGCAGCCAGGCAATGCGTTGATCGTCGTCGCCGGGCCCCTTCTTGCCTTCCTTGTACTTCCAGTGGGCGGCGATACCTTCTTCCGCCAGACGGTGCATCTCTTCGGTGCGGATCTGCACCTCAAAGACGACGCCGTTGGGGCCCATGACGGAGGTGTGGAGTGATTGGTAGAGGTTGGGTCGGGGGATGGCGATGAAGTCCTTGATGCGGCCGGGGATGGGGTGCCACTCATTGTGGATGACACCCAGGGCGGCATAGCAGTTCTTCACGGAGTCAGTGATGATGCGGATGCCCAGGAGATCGTAGACCTGGTCGATGGGAATGCGCTGTTTGCGCAGCTTCTGATAGACCGACCAGGGGCGTTTGACTCGACCCTGCACGCGCGCGGGGATGGTCTCCT is a genomic window containing:
- a CDS encoding S1/P1 nuclease, with the translated sequence MRRRVVCLGLLFLTTPSLFGWGREGHRLIAQIAAQHLNAKARAEVHKLLAGGTLESIASWADEVRPQRRETSTWHFIDIPLDIPRGDWKPYCPKTGCVLAMIPEMESRLRNRNLAQRDRAEALKFLVHLVSDMHQPLHVGEKHDRGGNDVRVLFFSKASNLHSTWDSGILDRAESQNAGLKAALGRKAGFFERRRLAKGTVEDWAWQSRDVARDVVYGLLPEGRPASLGDQYFTKAVPATELQLRRAGVRLGRVLNETLGQ
- a CDS encoding energy transducer TonB yields the protein MSSPLDRALELQDGSKPWFLSLIENLRDLAAYKKLPPLQVTFKPLSEDELLHGNDSSLRQLAEIQQRKPFFRTLRENIADLFSPAPPPLQITSRPLTDEEIGMSGMAELAKTSLPWYRTVFANAKDLFFPQQLPPLQVTSQPVQVKEMFARDEYRGRSQVMSVFVHVGLVALAFFLGTNTAVQNAVKNSVALVAPADIDPYMPKMAVKKQAMGGGGGGGDRSPLPASKGKLPRADLKQFTPPVAVINNPNPRLVMEPTIIAPPDSVLPNVNMPNYGDPFAKAGIPSNGPGSGGGIGSGSGGGVGSGRGGGVGPGEGGGFGGGAYRIGGGVSAPVPIFRVEPEYSEEARKAKFQGTVMLAIVVDESGKTTNVRVVRALGMGLDEKAIEAVMKWKFRPGYKDGKPVPVQANVEVNFRLL
- a CDS encoding dicarboxylate/amino acid:cation symporter; this encodes MAAKSWYKSLYLQVLVAIAAGILLGVVSPSTGTAMKPFGDGFIKLIKMVIAPIIFCTVVVGIAGTEDVKKVGKTGALALLYFEVVSTLSLIIGLTIVNFVQPGAGMNVDVKSLDAGSVATYAAPNKLGTTKDFLLHIIPDTVVDAFARGEILQVLFIAVLVGVALQRLHARENLVFQVIEKSSHVLFVIVGYIMRLAPIGAFGAMAFTVGSYGLDSLLSLARLMGTFYATCLVFIFLVLGTIARLHGFSIWRYLCYIREELLIVLGTSSSEAALPRMLAKMETLGASRSTVGLVIPTGYSFNLDGTSIYLTMAAIFIAQATNTPMTLFQQLTLLAVLLLTSKGAAGVTGSGFIVLAATLSAVGHVPVAGLALILGIDRFMSEARAITNVIGNGVATLVVARWTGDLDIPTMQARLESGPQDRNSN
- a CDS encoding alpha-L-rhamnosidase C-terminal domain-containing protein codes for the protein MLRREFLLQAGATGLLAAADVDVSTSAWKARWIFPAGAPPNAYGVYHFRRTFTLDRVPAAFKLHVSGDSRYELFLNGVRISRGPARGDLNHWRYETVDAAAHAVQGRNVLAAVVWNDTPYAAVCQWSNRTAFLLQAGDTEFETVNTGKGWLCAADPAYAPIPLPGNQRDEIAPGYYAIGPMERFDSSKYLWGWEQPSFDDSTWQPAEVGPNASPRDQTDAPSRWMLVARNIPPMEDTPIRLARVRKAEGVQPPSSFPSQRTAITIPANTKATLLLDQDHLTTAFLELEVNGGQGAEIHVRYAEALFQRLRPRATKGNRDEVEGKEFRGYGDVYTADGQHRVYRPLYWRTWRYMQLTVETKAQPLVIEDVRGVFTSYPFAVKAKLDTGVPFHQKMLDIGWRTARLCAHETYMDCPYYEQLQYVGDTRIQAMVTLYMTGDPRLVRNAIEIIDSSRTAEGATLSRAPSVLQQYIPPFSLWWVGMVHDYWWYVDEPTFVRRMLNGVRSVVGWYTSFLRPDGLLGAMPWWNYVDWVATWRGGRPPSEPDVMPATIQLQLLLALRWAEELEAALGSRALAGQHKETAARLHAAIQAKFHDAQRGLYSEDLAHKHFSQHANVLAVLADLPATPAAARELMLKVEPDKSLYKCSVYFRYYLDRAMVKAGLGDRYLDRLGTWEFMVKEGLTTWAETDSGETRSDCHAWGSSPNIEFFRTVLGVDSAAPGFSKVRLAPNLGKLTKASGVVPHPKGVIEVSVERVGAGYRWTAKVPAGVQVLGPPQA
- a CDS encoding DUF971 domain-containing protein, producing MTISTDPLHLAVSKSKGIKIDWSDGHKSDYSCELLRDECPCATCTGAHGTEPQRTDYSKPAPASNPFQMYKPKIRMNNIEEVGTYAVRIDWNDGHNAGIYSYEHLRRICPCAECLKLRQEGRL
- a CDS encoding bifunctional (p)ppGpp synthetase/guanosine-3',5'-bis(diphosphate) 3'-pyrophosphohydrolase; its protein translation is MDPSPTRLEPAALVSPETITLPGVTPALEAAYAKVEAAVRARRPNDDLSPLRKAFEFACEKHAPQKRDSGEPYMFHPVAVAQILADMQMDLVCLETGLLHDTVEDTQTTSEEIRRNFGDDVARCVNGVTKLSKINLHNREVRQAESVRKMLLAMVEDIRVIIVKLADRMHNLRTLDSISRDRQERIAAETIELYAPIAHRLGMGKLRSELEDLGFRYLDPEAYKEVKEAIETRRLANEEVLDEIRATIEEKLGEETIPARVQGRVKRPWSVYQKLRKQRIPIDQVYDLLGIRIITDSVKNCYAALGVIHNEWHPIPGRIKDFIAIPRPNLYQSLHTSVMGPNGVVFEVQIRTEEMHRLAEEGIAAHWKYKEGKKGPGDDDQRIAWLRQLVEWQREMGDPSDFMSNLKVDLYPEEVYCFTPKGRVVVLPRDATSVDFAYAIHTDVGHTCIGAKVNGRMVPLKHPLRNGDVVEVLTQNGGQPSRDWLGFVKTARARNKIRHVINATEREKAVELGQKLLEREARRLGVAMSRVTRAQMEAVAADYGYSKIEDLQAALGWGKFSARQVLAKLAPDVVEPEAAPAPSPQLTPAQEKEKAGAAKDYVIQVKGIDDLLTYRAKCCNPIRGEPIVGYITRGKGVAVHSKNCPNVQNLMYEAERRIEVEWARSAGESFHVRLVVHTDDRAGMLNQLTQILFDEDVNIRSVEAHADEKQFDSAIVEMTVEVRDKKQLERIVSAMRRVSGVRDIERVH